The Methanobacteriaceae archaeon genome contains a region encoding:
- the katG gene encoding catalase/peroxidase HPI: MGDESQKSAMSGTTNIDWWPNRLNLDILRQHSEKSNPMDADFNYAREFESLDLDAVKKDLLEIMTDSQDWWPADFGHYGPLFIRMAWHSAGTYRVSDGRGGGGRGNQRFPPLNSWPDNANLDKARRLLWPIKQKYGRKISWADLMILAGNVALESMGFKTFGFGGGREDIWEPEKDVYWGPETEWLTDQRHTGDRELEKPLAAIEMGLIYVNPEGPDGKPDPVAAAHDIRESFARMAMNDEETVALIAGGHAFGKTHGAGDPKYVGPEPEAAPIEEQGLGWKSSYGTGKGNDTITGGPEVIWTKTPINWDNNFLRNLFEFEWELEKSPAGAYQWKPKGGAGKDTVPDPHDPSKRRTPGMLTTDLSLRFDPEYEKISRRFYENPEELAEAFARAWFKLTHRDMGPRSRYLGPEVPEEELIWQDPIPSVNHELINEQDIKFLKAEILASDLSIREMVYTAWSSASTFRGSDKRGGANGARIRLAPQKDWEVNQPKQLARVLQTLEDIQADFNQAQSGDKRVSLADLIVLAGCAGIEQAGKNAGYNLEVPFNPGRMDALEEQTDVDSFAVLEPFADGFRNYQKAPSPLRPEELLVDKAQLLTLTVPEMTVLIGGMRVLNANYEQSPNGVFTDRPETLTNDFFVNLLDMQTEWRATKDENLFEGWDRATGELKWTATRTDLIFGSNSELRALAEVYACADSQEKFLQDFIKAWDKVMNLDRFDLT; encoded by the coding sequence ATGGGTGATGAAAGCCAAAAAAGTGCTATGAGTGGAACCACAAATATTGATTGGTGGCCAAACAGATTGAATCTGGATATCCTGCGGCAGCATTCTGAAAAGTCCAATCCCATGGATGCGGATTTTAACTACGCTCGTGAGTTTGAAAGTCTCGACTTGGATGCTGTGAAGAAGGACCTCCTTGAAATTATGACTGATTCACAGGACTGGTGGCCTGCAGATTTCGGCCACTATGGACCTTTGTTCATCCGTATGGCTTGGCACAGTGCCGGAACCTACCGTGTCAGCGATGGACGTGGGGGTGGGGGGCGTGGAAACCAGCGCTTCCCTCCATTAAACAGCTGGCCTGATAACGCTAACCTGGACAAGGCAAGACGATTGCTCTGGCCTATAAAACAAAAATATGGCCGTAAAATATCTTGGGCCGACTTAATGATCCTCGCTGGTAATGTGGCCCTTGAATCTATGGGCTTTAAAACCTTCGGTTTTGGGGGAGGACGTGAGGATATTTGGGAGCCTGAAAAAGACGTATACTGGGGTCCTGAGACAGAATGGCTTACAGATCAGCGCCATACAGGTGATCGTGAACTTGAAAAACCACTGGCTGCCATTGAAATGGGACTGATTTACGTTAATCCTGAAGGCCCTGACGGAAAACCAGATCCTGTGGCTGCAGCTCATGATATAAGGGAAAGTTTTGCGCGCATGGCCATGAACGATGAGGAGACTGTGGCCCTCATAGCTGGTGGCCATGCTTTCGGCAAAACCCACGGTGCAGGTGACCCCAAATATGTGGGACCAGAACCAGAAGCAGCCCCCATCGAAGAACAAGGTCTGGGCTGGAAAAGCAGCTACGGCACCGGGAAAGGCAATGACACCATTACTGGTGGCCCGGAAGTTATCTGGACCAAGACCCCCATTAATTGGGATAACAACTTCTTACGAAATTTATTCGAATTCGAATGGGAGCTGGAGAAAAGCCCGGCTGGTGCCTACCAGTGGAAACCCAAGGGCGGTGCTGGTAAAGATACAGTGCCTGATCCCCATGACCCATCCAAACGTCGCACCCCGGGTATGCTGACCACAGACCTTTCTTTAAGGTTCGACCCAGAATACGAAAAGATTTCAAGACGTTTCTATGAGAACCCGGAGGAACTGGCTGAAGCCTTCGCCAGGGCCTGGTTCAAATTAACCCACCGTGACATGGGCCCCCGTTCACGCTACCTCGGACCGGAAGTACCTGAGGAGGAGCTAATCTGGCAGGACCCCATCCCATCAGTCAACCATGAATTAATCAATGAACAGGACATCAAGTTTTTGAAAGCTGAGATACTGGCCAGTGATCTATCAATCAGGGAAATGGTTTACACTGCCTGGTCTTCGGCATCCACCTTCCGCGGCTCAGACAAGCGGGGTGGTGCCAATGGTGCTCGTATTCGCCTGGCACCCCAGAAGGATTGGGAAGTTAACCAACCGAAACAGTTAGCCAGAGTGCTGCAGACACTGGAGGACATTCAGGCTGATTTTAACCAAGCACAATCGGGTGATAAGAGAGTTTCCCTGGCGGACCTAATTGTTCTGGCGGGATGCGCTGGAATTGAACAAGCTGGCAAAAATGCCGGATACAATCTAGAGGTGCCCTTTAATCCGGGACGCATGGATGCCCTGGAAGAACAGACTGATGTGGATTCATTCGCCGTGCTTGAACCATTCGCAGATGGATTCAGGAACTATCAGAAAGCACCCAGCCCACTTAGGCCAGAGGAGTTGCTGGTGGACAAAGCGCAACTTTTAACACTTACAGTTCCTGAGATGACAGTGCTCATTGGGGGGATGCGTGTTTTAAATGCCAACTATGAACAATCACCCAATGGAGTTTTCACAGATAGGCCTGAAACACTTACCAATGATTTCTTCGTGAATTTACTGGACATGCAAACAGAATGGAGGGCAACAAAAGATGAAAACCTGTTTGAAGGATGGGACAGAGCAACTGGTGAATTAAAATGGACAGCAACCCGCACTGACCTCATATTTGGTTCAAACTCTGAACTCAGGGCACTGGCTGAAGTCTATGCATGTGCAGACTCCCAAGAGAAGTTCCTGCAGGACTTTATAAAAGCCTGGGACAAGGTCATGAACCTGGACAGGTTCGACCTGACCTAA
- a CDS encoding M48 family metallopeptidase, translated as MKVKINDIEVKYHVFHRKVKYARLEIKNGELDLIMPHGVNDYQNFIKKHENWIYQKISRINRLKIESEDRKLDFSREENEFRELVKSLVNALSKEMDLKVNRVSFRKMKTRWGSCSNSGNININSRLKYLPESLIEYVVHHEICHLKIRKHNKDFWNLVALKYPDYKKNEEELSIYWLLVKNL; from the coding sequence ATGAAAGTCAAAATTAATGATATTGAGGTAAAGTACCATGTTTTCCACCGGAAGGTGAAATATGCGCGTTTAGAGATAAAAAATGGTGAACTTGACCTTATAATGCCCCATGGTGTTAATGACTACCAAAATTTCATAAAAAAACATGAAAATTGGATATATCAGAAGATATCACGAATAAATAGGTTGAAAATCGAATCTGAAGATAGGAAGCTGGATTTTAGTCGTGAGGAAAATGAATTTAGAGAATTGGTAAAATCACTGGTGAATGCTTTATCAAAAGAAATGGATTTAAAGGTTAATAGAGTTAGTTTTCGAAAGATGAAAACCCGTTGGGGTAGTTGCAGTAATTCTGGAAACATAAATATCAATTCACGTCTTAAATATCTTCCTGAAAGTCTTATTGAATATGTGGTGCATCATGAAATCTGTCACCTTAAAATAAGAAAACACAATAAAGATTTCTGGAACCTAGTAGCTTTAAAATATCCGGACTATAAAAAAAATGAAGAAGAATTATCTATTTACTGGTTGTTAGTTAAAAATTTGTAG
- a CDS encoding indolepyruvate oxidoreductase subunit beta, whose protein sequence is MHPYNIYISGVGGQGIIKTSVIMGEAAMKNNLPVVGGEIHGMAQRGGVVSTQMKMGDSHSPLIEEGKADLLLAFEPLEALRAINMVNPDTYVVMNTSPIYPFNIRQSKQPYPHLSTILGDLKQRAKRVIAMDAENMAKKAGHILSVNMVMLGGAAAVPGFPLDKEIIIKSMQDNLPEKSIPVNRKAFEAGYKFCSDRL, encoded by the coding sequence ATGCATCCCTACAATATATACATTTCTGGAGTAGGTGGTCAGGGAATTATAAAAACCTCAGTGATCATGGGTGAAGCAGCCATGAAAAATAACTTGCCAGTGGTGGGGGGTGAAATACATGGTATGGCCCAGAGGGGAGGAGTAGTATCCACTCAGATGAAGATGGGAGACTCACACAGTCCATTAATAGAAGAAGGAAAAGCAGACCTCCTCTTAGCCTTCGAACCACTGGAAGCATTAAGGGCCATAAACATGGTAAACCCGGATACCTATGTGGTTATGAACACATCACCCATCTATCCCTTTAACATCAGGCAGAGCAAACAGCCCTACCCTCATTTATCAACCATACTGGGAGATCTAAAACAGCGTGCCAAAAGGGTGATAGCCATGGATGCAGAGAATATGGCAAAAAAGGCTGGTCACATCCTGTCAGTGAACATGGTAATGTTAGGAGGGGCAGCAGCTGTACCCGGATTCCCCCTGGATAAAGAGATAATTATAAAGTCAATGCAGGACAATCTACCCGAGAAGAGCATTCCCGTAAATAGGAAGGCCTTTGAGGCAGGATACAAGTTCTGCTCTGACAGACTATGA
- a CDS encoding ACT domain-containing protein yields the protein MKIKQLSIFLENKKGRMRNALEVLAEAGFNIRALSIADTSDFGILRLIVPEPDAAKKVLEENNFVVKVGYVIAVEMSDQPGGLSSILGMLDDSDINLDYLYAFVDEKEERAIVLLHPEDIDAGLEALEKGGATIIPSEDVYNW from the coding sequence ATGAAAATAAAACAGTTATCCATATTTCTTGAGAATAAAAAGGGTAGAATGAGGAATGCTCTGGAAGTTCTGGCAGAAGCCGGATTCAATATTAGAGCACTATCCATAGCAGACACATCAGACTTCGGGATTCTACGACTGATTGTTCCAGAACCAGATGCAGCCAAAAAAGTTCTAGAAGAAAATAACTTTGTAGTGAAAGTGGGCTACGTGATTGCAGTGGAAATGTCTGACCAGCCAGGAGGACTCAGCAGTATATTGGGAATGCTTGATGACTCAGATATAAACCTTGATTATCTTTACGCATTTGTAGATGAAAAAGAAGAAAGAGCTATTGTATTACTGCATCCGGAAGATATAGATGCAGGTTTAGAAGCTCTTGAGAAAGGTGGAGCTACCATAATACCCTCAGAGGATGTTTATAACTGGTAA
- the iorA gene encoding indolepyruvate ferredoxin oxidoreductase subunit alpha, which produces MNIREILTGQDQDKLFLLGNEAAVRGALEAGVSVASTYPGTPSSEIGNVLSALAEDAGMYFEFSINEKVALEVAAAAAASGLRSFTFMKHVGVNVASDSLMSVAYTGVRGGMVIITADDPSMFSSQNEQDNRHYARLANIPLLEASSPQEVKDLMKYAYELSEEFQIPVILRTTTRVSHMRGVVQLGPVKKAPVKGHFQKDPERFVPVPVTARVMHQKLVEKMDQIELVANKSTSNSIYDKGGNVGVITSGSAYNYVADVVNENGLPVNILKLTFTYPFPEKKVREFLEKFNRVLVVEEVDPIMEKEVLAIAGKFNLNTNVHGKLDGVMPLIYEYNPDIILEGFARMMGVEVPAKETVQASVELPNRPPTLCPGCPHRAAYFEVKKAAENLGIDDLIFPTDIGCYTLGIESPYEVADYLLSMGSSIGTSCGFSKATDQTVVSFIGDSTFFHAGIPPLINAVHNKNRFVLVILDNRTTAMTGGQPHPGLPVDGMGLEAPEISIPDIVRACGVDFVEIINPLNVRKSRELFEQALQFKGVAVVISQYPCMLIKSRDEKAKNFIIQVMDDKCSGCDTCVMELTCPAIYTRDDGKIRIDPLMCRRCNVCVQTCPEKAIRAKKIDKAVMEENFDKKLKNTTLEEDE; this is translated from the coding sequence ATGAATATCAGAGAAATCCTCACTGGACAAGATCAGGATAAACTGTTTTTACTGGGTAATGAAGCTGCGGTGCGAGGTGCACTGGAAGCAGGGGTTAGTGTTGCCAGCACCTATCCTGGAACACCATCCTCAGAGATTGGAAACGTTTTATCCGCACTTGCAGAAGATGCAGGCATGTATTTTGAATTCTCCATCAATGAAAAGGTGGCACTGGAAGTAGCTGCAGCTGCAGCAGCATCCGGTTTAAGATCATTCACCTTCATGAAACACGTGGGAGTTAATGTGGCCTCTGACTCCCTGATGAGTGTGGCCTACACTGGAGTGAGGGGAGGGATGGTGATCATCACTGCAGACGACCCCTCCATGTTCTCCTCCCAGAATGAACAGGACAACCGGCACTACGCACGACTGGCCAACATACCACTCCTGGAAGCCTCCAGTCCCCAGGAAGTCAAGGATCTCATGAAATATGCCTATGAATTATCAGAAGAATTCCAAATACCGGTTATCTTACGCACAACCACCAGGGTATCCCATATGAGGGGCGTAGTCCAATTGGGACCAGTAAAAAAAGCACCAGTTAAGGGACACTTCCAGAAAGATCCAGAGAGATTCGTTCCAGTGCCAGTCACTGCCCGGGTAATGCACCAGAAACTGGTGGAGAAAATGGACCAGATAGAGTTAGTCGCCAATAAATCCACCTCAAATTCCATCTATGATAAAGGGGGAAATGTGGGTGTTATAACCAGTGGCAGTGCCTATAACTATGTGGCTGATGTGGTGAATGAAAACGGGCTACCAGTAAACATCCTCAAATTAACCTTCACCTATCCCTTCCCTGAGAAAAAGGTTCGTGAATTTCTTGAGAAGTTTAACCGGGTTCTGGTGGTGGAAGAAGTTGATCCCATAATGGAAAAAGAAGTACTGGCCATTGCAGGTAAATTCAATCTTAACACCAATGTTCATGGTAAACTGGACGGTGTTATGCCCTTAATATATGAATACAACCCGGATATAATACTGGAAGGATTCGCCCGGATGATGGGTGTGGAAGTTCCTGCTAAAGAAACAGTCCAAGCATCAGTGGAACTTCCCAACCGGCCACCCACCCTCTGCCCAGGATGCCCCCACAGAGCAGCCTATTTTGAAGTTAAAAAAGCTGCCGAGAATCTGGGAATTGATGATCTCATATTCCCCACAGACATTGGCTGCTACACCCTGGGAATAGAATCTCCCTATGAGGTGGCAGATTATCTTTTATCCATGGGATCGTCCATTGGAACTAGTTGTGGATTTAGTAAAGCCACAGACCAGACAGTGGTAAGTTTTATAGGGGACTCCACCTTTTTCCATGCTGGAATTCCACCATTAATCAATGCGGTGCACAACAAGAACCGATTCGTCCTGGTGATACTGGATAACCGGACCACGGCCATGACTGGTGGACAACCACATCCCGGACTCCCAGTGGATGGAATGGGACTGGAAGCACCGGAAATATCCATACCAGACATAGTTAGAGCCTGTGGTGTTGATTTTGTGGAAATAATTAATCCCCTCAATGTACGCAAATCCAGAGAATTGTTTGAACAAGCCCTCCAGTTTAAAGGAGTAGCAGTGGTTATCTCCCAGTACCCCTGCATGCTCATAAAAAGCAGAGATGAGAAGGCAAAAAATTTTATAATCCAAGTTATGGATGATAAATGCTCAGGCTGTGATACCTGTGTAATGGAATTAACATGTCCAGCCATATACACCCGAGATGATGGTAAAATCCGTATTGATCCACTAATGTGCAGAAGGTGCAATGTGTGCGTGCAGACATGCCCTGAAAAGGCAATAAGGGCTAAAAAAATTGATAAAGCTGTGATGGAAGAAAATTTCGATAAAAAACTAAAAAATACCACTCTTGAGGAGGATGAATAA
- a CDS encoding phenylacetate--CoA ligase, with the protein MIWNEKIECASREEIEELQLERLQDVVKRAYENVPYYRKRFDEEGVKPKDIKTLDDIKKLPLTTKDDLRAAYPFGMFAVPHREIVEVHTSSGTTGKPTVSGYTREDIQIWSEVMARGLTMFGLTEDDIIQNTHGYGLFTGGFGVHYGAQNIGATVIPISTGQTRRQIEIMKDFGTTVLIFTPSYGLYLAEVAEEEGLTKEDLKLKSIGFGAEMWTEEMRQEIQNRFNAPAYNIYGLTEIIGPGVALECSEQDGLHVMEDHFYPEIIDSQTLEVLPEGEKGELVLTTLTRQGMPIIRFRTKDVTCLRNGTCACGRTHVKMDRITGRTDDMLKIRGVAVFPSQIEKALLKMDGIEPHYQIIVTRPHHLDELEVQVETSPKLFSDEVKELVGIKKKIENYIQNEIGLRVDVTLVEPKTLPRSEGKAVRVIDKRELS; encoded by the coding sequence ACAGGAAACGTTTTGATGAAGAAGGAGTTAAACCAAAGGATATTAAAACATTAGATGACATCAAAAAGCTTCCTTTAACTACCAAAGATGATCTTCGTGCAGCGTATCCTTTTGGAATGTTTGCAGTGCCCCATAGGGAGATAGTAGAGGTACACACCTCCTCTGGAACCACCGGGAAACCCACAGTATCCGGTTACACCAGGGAAGATATCCAGATCTGGAGCGAGGTCATGGCCCGGGGTTTGACCATGTTCGGACTCACTGAAGATGATATAATACAGAACACCCATGGTTACGGCCTATTCACCGGTGGTTTCGGAGTGCATTATGGTGCCCAGAATATTGGAGCCACAGTTATTCCCATCTCCACCGGACAGACAAGACGACAGATCGAGATAATGAAGGATTTCGGAACTACTGTTTTAATCTTCACCCCCTCCTATGGCCTTTACCTGGCAGAAGTGGCTGAAGAGGAAGGTTTAACCAAGGAAGACCTTAAATTAAAATCAATCGGGTTTGGAGCAGAAATGTGGACAGAAGAAATGAGGCAGGAAATTCAAAACCGCTTTAATGCCCCGGCATATAACATTTATGGACTAACTGAGATTATAGGACCTGGAGTGGCTCTGGAATGCTCAGAACAGGATGGTTTACATGTGATGGAAGACCATTTCTATCCAGAAATCATTGACTCACAAACCCTGGAAGTCCTCCCTGAGGGGGAGAAGGGTGAACTTGTCCTTACCACTCTAACCAGGCAAGGAATGCCCATTATTCGTTTTAGAACCAAAGACGTTACATGTCTTAGAAACGGGACATGTGCCTGTGGCCGGACCCATGTGAAAATGGATCGCATCACCGGAAGGACTGATGATATGCTCAAGATCCGGGGGGTGGCTGTGTTCCCCTCCCAAATTGAGAAGGCACTTCTGAAGATGGATGGTATTGAACCACACTACCAGATCATTGTAACCCGGCCTCATCACCTTGATGAACTGGAAGTTCAGGTGGAAACATCCCCCAAGCTCTTCTCTGATGAAGTGAAGGAACTGGTGGGAATAAAAAAGAAAATAGAAAATTACATTCAAAATGAGATTGGTCTGAGAGTTGATGTTACCCTGGTGGAACCTAAAACACTTCCACGTAGTGAGGGTAAAGCAGTAAGAGTGATTGATAAAAGAGAATTATCATAA